In Atopobium sp. oral taxon 416, the genomic stretch ATGATAAGAATGCCACCATGATCTGTTCACAGGTCATGGTGGCAGAATTGAGGGAATACATATTTTGGATTGATTCTTAAAGTTAGCGCAATATCTAGCAGCTAGAAAGTGTATTCGCACTCAGCGCAAGACTTCTCGACAACAGATCTTTGATAGAAACAGTCGGTTCTCAGTATTTGCGCAGGAACCTATCGTCTTTTTCGGTGTTGCGATAAGTCTTGGAACCAACTCATCTAACCCGTTGTAGCGAGGATCCACATTCAGCGCAATGGGGCGAATCTGTACAACTCTGTGGTCTTGACTTAGGCTCTAGCCTAAGGCATCACCCCTTTTCTGACGACAGAGTGTGATGGCTTCTGGTTTGTGGAGAAGGTCACTGCAGGCGATCTTCTGTGTGTGCGTCGCCTGAAGCATTTTGTCTGCCACATCCCCCAAGCCAGAATCTCTCAGCTGGTCTCTTATAGCAACGCGATGGGTGGAGCCCTGAGCTGACCTCAAAGCACATTGGCTGTATGTCTTCAGGTGCTAATGTGTCGAAGCTAACAGAGCCTTTGGGCAAGATCTTTCCTATCTTCTCGTGGTTCTTCTCACAGGCCCCTTTTTCTTGGCCTTATCTAAGGCCGCAGCAGTAGAGCCTGATTGCTTGAGCCTCTCCTTCGAAAAGGTGTCCTGGCACCTTTTCATCTGAGAACTCGGCTCTCTGACAAATTCAAAGAGCGCCTCAAGTGTTCGCTTTGTATTGTCGCAGTCTTTGTGTCCCATCAAAGACATGAGCTGAAACTTCGATAGTCTGTACAAAGGTGTAAGGATACATTCACTGTCAGATTGAAGACCTTCTGCTGTATTTATCTCCCAGGCACCAACACAGGCTCTCCTAAGGGCAGAAACGACTATAAGCGCTCGGACGGGTGGTTATACGGGGCACAAAGGCGTGTTGTTAGGACCTATAGCCCACAGATCGCCTTAAAGTCCACGGCAGACATAATAGCTATACCGTCTGTGAACCCAGCGATAGATAGTGAAGGCAGATACTGGAGCAGGAGAGGCAGTTGCTATCTGCTGAGGGGAAAGCTCACAAGCGAGCTTATCTTGTATGTGGGCAACTGTGTGTGTTGTATCCTCTTTGCTCATATCGATGCCATATTTCATCTGCAAGCGTTTGTGCGTATTTCACCATATAGGCTACATGGATGCGGTAGTGGCATACCTCTGTTTGTGTATCTCATACACCCGAAGCAACACTGCGGTGGCTGCCACAAGCGTTTCCTTGACAGTCTTTGTCTTTTGGCTCTCTGGGCTCTCCCTTAGGCGCTATGTAGACCACGTGGTGCCTAACCTCTCTACCCGCTGTAGAGGGTACTCTCTCAAAGTCTTTTGCGATGGAACAGATAGAGTGTTTTTGAATCTAGCCCATGCTCAATGGATCTTCTTTTCGCAAGGCTCAATCTGTCGTATCGCTTGTGCTTTTCGTGCTTGTCAGCCATAAGGTCTCAACCGTGTCTTTACAGCTACAGCTGTGAAGATACCTTAGTTGACGCAAGACTCAGCACAATATAGTGCGATGAGTCAGAATAGCCGGGCTCTATGGTAGTGTACGAGGGATAGAAATCTACCGCTTTCTCTTCCCTACACGGGCAGGAGGAACTACCGCACACAGAATAATGCCTACCGTTCAGTTGATACATTTCTTATAGTCTGGTTAGCAAACAGAAAGTTAGTAAGAAACACTTATAGTTTGTTTGTTATACGGTCAGAGGTTGTACGCAGACGGCCTCATACATAAGGAGAGAGGATCCGCATGAGCAATAAGAATGCGCAGATGGAAGCGATGGACAAAGATACTCGCCAATTGTTCTTGTACGAAGGAAAGCCATCTGCCAGGCTCTATGTTCCTATGGCAATACAGCACGTTATTGCCGCAATTGTCGGTATTATTACTCCGGCTATGATCGTCGGCTCTGCATGCAATCTGCCGCCCGATGAGCGTGCGTTGATGATTCAATCTGCAATGCTGTTCTCTGGCATCGTAACCCTTCTGCAGGCACGCCCGCTGTTCAGCGTGATCGGCTCAGGTCTCCCTGTTATCACGGGCGCCTCATTTGCGTTCGTCCCTGTTCTGAACAGCATCGGTGGCACCTCTGGCATCGCCGCGATCATCGGAGCCCAATTCATCGGTGGCTTCATTGCGATGCTCTTTGCGATGTTCCTGAAGCAGATCAAGAAACTCTTCCCACCCGTCGTAACTGGCACGGTCGTCTTCTGCATCGGCCTTTCTCTGTATTCTGTTGCAGTTGGATATATGGCCGGTGGCACTGGCGCTCCTGACTTCGGCAGCGCCCAGAACTGGATTATCGCTCTGATCACTATGGCTGCCTGCATCTTCTTTGCCAACTTCACCACGGGTGTCACCAAGCTTGGTTCCATCCTGTTTGGCATGATCGTTGGCTACATCATTGCTCTCTTCTCGGGCAAGGTTGATTTCTCCGGCGTTGGCCCCGCTAATTGGTTCTCACTCCCGCAGTTCCTGCCCTTTGGTATCGAGTTCCAACCGGATGCAATCGTCTCTTTGGGCGCGATGTTCATCATCGCTGCTGTCGAGATGATCGGTGACTTCTCCGCTGTGACGAACGGCGCTATGGACCGTGAGCCGAAGCTGAAAGAGATCCGTGGCGGCATTCTCTGCGAGGGCATCGCTTCTACGGTTGGCGCTCTTTTCGGTGGCCTTCCGACCGCAACCTTCGCACAGAATGTCGGCATTGCAACCACCACCAAGGTTGTTAACCGTCGTGTCTTTACCACCGCTGCACTTATCCTTGTCATCGCAGGCCTCGTTCCTAAGTTCGCCGCTGTCCTCGATACGATTCCGATGTGCGTTATCGGCGGCGCAACGATCTCCGTCTTCGGCTCCATCACGATGACCGGTATTCGCATCTTGACCAAGGGTGGCCTTACCAACCGTCGTGCTACCATCGCCGGCCTTGCAGTTGCTTTGGGTATGGGCATCTCCACTGTCTCTGGTTCCCTTGCAGGCCCTGGCATCCCGAACTGGATCACCAGCATCTTCGGTGGCTCCGCAGTTGTTGTGACCGCGCTCGTCGCTATCATCCTGAACCTGGTTCTCCCCGATCCGAATGGTGAGAAGAAGCAGGATGAGAAGGAAGAGGAAGAAGAGCTAGGCGCGGTTCCTGCGAGCAAGTAATTCTTCTGAAATTTGGGAGTATAGATATGAGATGCAGTTCACATGTGAACTGCATCTTTTTTAGTTGTTGTTTAAACATGGGAACACTAGTTTGTCGAGATGATGACCATTTCTGCGCTATACTAAGGCCTTGAAAAAAAGGATAAAGGCTTTATCTAGTGTTGGATGGAGTCGTACTATGTATCAGCGTGCATCTCTGTTTGGGCGGAGACGTTAAAGTATTCTTATTCCCAAAACTTTAATTATAA encodes the following:
- a CDS encoding uracil-xanthine permease family protein; translation: MSNKNAQMEAMDKDTRQLFLYEGKPSARLYVPMAIQHVIAAIVGIITPAMIVGSACNLPPDERALMIQSAMLFSGIVTLLQARPLFSVIGSGLPVITGASFAFVPVLNSIGGTSGIAAIIGAQFIGGFIAMLFAMFLKQIKKLFPPVVTGTVVFCIGLSLYSVAVGYMAGGTGAPDFGSAQNWIIALITMAACIFFANFTTGVTKLGSILFGMIVGYIIALFSGKVDFSGVGPANWFSLPQFLPFGIEFQPDAIVSLGAMFIIAAVEMIGDFSAVTNGAMDREPKLKEIRGGILCEGIASTVGALFGGLPTATFAQNVGIATTTKVVNRRVFTTAALILVIAGLVPKFAAVLDTIPMCVIGGATISVFGSITMTGIRILTKGGLTNRRATIAGLAVALGMGISTVSGSLAGPGIPNWITSIFGGSAVVVTALVAIILNLVLPDPNGEKKQDEKEEEEELGAVPASK